From the Panthera leo isolate Ple1 chromosome C1, P.leo_Ple1_pat1.1, whole genome shotgun sequence genome, one window contains:
- the LOC122226679 gene encoding serine/threonine-protein kinase 11-interacting protein isoform X1 produces the protein MTTAQRDALVWELAGLLRESGDVVLSGRSTLSLLTGTLQQLSHVFELHLGPWGPGQTGFVALPSHPADSPVILQLQFLFDVLQKTLSLKLVHVPGSGLPGPIKIFPFKSLRHLELRGVPIHCLRGLCGIYSQLETLICSRSIQALEELLSACGGDLCSALPWLALLSANFSYNALTSLDSSLRLLSALRFLNLSHNQVQDCEGFLMDLSELCHLDISYNHLHMVPRIGPSGAALGTLILRGNELRSLQGLERLRNLRHLDVAYNLLEGHRELSPLWLLAELRKLYLEGNPLWFHPAHRAVTAQYLSPRVRDAAAGFLLDGKVLSLTDFQLSTSSSSMAPPVLWPAGSTVETSGGPDLSDSISSGGVVAQPPHRKVKSRVRVRRASISEPSDTDPEPRTLDPSPAGQFVQQHRELELMNSFRERFGCDWLQYRNHLETSGTPVLAASQTPALSTLCPDTLSPGSVPGPPCPEKESQQEMAEEVRLRPEPREEEVVEELVKEEEGKEEDEEEQEQNEVEAELCRPMLVCPLEGPEGVRGRECFLRVTSGHLFEVELQAARTLARLELQSLEAAEVEPEPRTGREAVLEGSDPLPRAPVLVLRFSYICPDRQLRRYVVLEPDAHAAIQELLAVLTQAATAAQCQLGEARDPLRGRLQCLRCGHEFKPEEPRLGLDSEEGWRPLFQDTESPAVCPNCGSDHVVLLALSLGTTNREHREGEQSPAPLQSTSTVCDPSDHSDHSDRAHPAPSQAPGSRDHHSWSLSPSPERHGLRSVDHRLRLFLDVEVFTDAQEEFQCCTKVPVVLAGHPGEFVCLVVVSDHRLYVLKVTGEISGPPASWLQPTLAVPLHDLSGLELGLAGQSLRLEWAAGTGSCVLLPRDARHCRAFLDELTDVLQALPPAWRSSVSATEEEVTPEHRLWPLLERGSSSEPPLFFYLRVFLVEGPATCPVSLLMTLSTLYLLEEDVAGSQAEPPLPAPSGEASEKSLPLGLGPSVHVREQWPLSSLSSVLLYRTAPGDLRLVFYDEVSRLESFWALRVVCPEQLTALLAWIREPWEELFSIGLRTVTQEALDLDR, from the exons ATGACGACCGCCCAGCGGGACGCCCTGGTGTGGGAGCTCGCCGGGCTGCTGCGGGAGTCTG GTGATGTGGTCCTGTCTGGCCGTAGCACTCTGAGCCTGTTGACTGGCACCCTGCAGCAGCTGAGCCACGTGTTTGAGCTGCACCTGGGACCATGGGGCCCTGGCCAGACAGGCTTTGTGGCTCTGCCCTCTCATCCCGCCGACTCCCCTGTCATCCTCCAGCTTCAGTTCCTCTTCGATGTGCTGCAGAAAACTCTTTCACTCAAG ctggTACATGTCCCTGGTTCTGGCCTCCCAGGGCCCATCAAGATTTTTCCCTTCAAGTCCCTTCGGCATCTGGAG CTCCGAGGTGTCCCCATCCATTGCCTTCGTGGCCTCTGTGGCATCTACTCCCAGCTAGAGACCCTGATTTGCAGCAGGAGCATCCAGGCATTAGAG GAGCTCCTCTCAGCCTGCGGTGGTGacctctgctctgccctgcctTGGCTGGCTCTACTCTCTGCCAACTTCAGCTACAACGCACTGACTTCTTTAGACAGCTCCCTG CGTCTCTTGTCAGCTCTGCGCTTCCTGAATCTGAGCCACAATCAAGTGCAGgactgtgagggcttcctgatg GACTTGTCTGAGCTCTGCCATCTGGACATCTCCTATAACCACCTGCATATGGTGCCAAGAATAGGACCCTCAGGGGCCGCTCTGGGGACCCTGATACTGCGAGGCAATGAGCTCCGGAGCCTGCAGG GCCTGGAGCGGCTGAGGAACCTGCGGCACCTGGATGTGGCGTACAACCTGCTAGAAGGACACAGGGAGCTGTCCCCGTTGTGGCTATTGGCTGAGCTCCGCAAG CTCTACCTGGAGGGGAACCCTTTGTGGTTCCACCCTGCGCATCGGGCGGTCACTGCCCAGTACTTGTCACCCCGTGTCAGGGATGCTGCAGCCGGC TTCCTTCTCGATGGGAAAGTCTTGTCACTGACTGACTTTCAG CTCTCCACATCCTCCAGCTCCATGGCTCCACCTGTGCTCTGGCCAGCAGGGAGTACTGTTGAAACCTCAGGTGGCCCTGACTTGAGCGACAGCATCTCCTCTGGGGGCGTTGTGGCCCAGCCCCCACATCGTAAGGTTAAG AGCCGAGTCCGTGTGAGGCGAGCAAGTATCTCAGAACCCAGTGATACAGACCCAGAGCCCCGTACTCTGGACCCCTCCCCGGCTG GGCAGTTTGTGCAGCAGCATcgggaacttgaactcatgaacagcttCCGGGAACGGTTTGGCTGTGACTGGCTACAGTATAGGAATCACCTGGAGACCTCTGGGACCCCGGTTCTGGCTGCCTCCCAGACCCCTGCCCTCAGCACTCTGTGCCCAGACACCCTGAGCCCAGGGTCCGTGCCTGGGCCTCCCTGCCCAGAGAAGGAATCACAGCAGGAAATGGCAGAGGAGGTCAGGCTACGGCCGGAGCCCCGGGAAGAAGAGGTGGTGGAGGAGCtggtgaaggaggaagaaggaaaggaggaagacgaggaggagcaggagcagaATGAAGTGGAGG CGGAACTGTGTCGCCCCATGTTGGTGTGTCCCCTGGAGGGGCCTGAGGGCGTGCGGGGCAGGGAATGCTTTCTCCGGGTCACTTCTGGCCACCTGTTTGAGGTGGAACTCCAAGCGGCCCGGACCCTGGCACGGCTGGAGCTCCAGAGTCTAGAGGCGGCTGAGGTGGAGCCCGAGCCTCGGACCGGGAGAGAAGCGGTGCTCGAG GGCTCAGATCCGCTCCCCAGGGCCCCTGTCCTTGTTCTGCGTTTCTCCTATATTTGCCCTGACCGGCAGCTGCGTCGATATGTGGTGCTGGAGCCCGATGCCCATGCAGCTATCCAG GAGCTGCTTGCCGTGTTGACCCAAGCAGCCACCGCGGCTCAGTGTCAGCTTGGGGAAGCAAGAGACCCGCTGAGGGGCAGACTCCAGTGTCTACGTtgtggccatgagttcaagccagaGGAGCCCAGGTTGGGATTAGACAGTGAGGAAGGCTGGAGGCCTCTGTTCCAAGACACAG aatCTCCTGCTGTATGTCCAAACTGTGGTAGCGATCATGTGGTTCTCCTGGCTCTGTCCCTGGGGACCACCAACAGggagcacagggagggagagcaatCGCCAGCTCCCTTGCAGTCCACCAGCACTGTCTGTGACCCTTCTGACCACAGTGACCACAGCGACAGGGCCCACCCGGCCCCATCTCAGGCACCAGGCTCCCGAGATCACCACAGTTGGAGCCTCAGTCCCT cccctgagcGCCACGGCCTCCGCTCCGTGGACCACCGACTCCGGCTCTTCCTGGATGTTGAGGTGTTCACCGATGCCCAGGAGGAGTTCCAGTGCTGCACCAAG GTGCCCGTCGTGTTGGCAGGCCACCCTGGGGAGTTTGTGTGTCTTGTGGTGGTGTCTGACCACAGGCTTTACGTGTTAAAAGTGACAGGGGAGATAAG CGGGCCTCCGGCTAGCTGGCTACAGCCAACCCTGGCCGTCCCCCTGCACGACCTGAGTGGCCTCGAACTGGGGCTGGCAGGACAGAGTCTGCGGCTGGAGTGGGCTGCCGGGACAGGCAGCTGTGTCCTGCTGCCCCGAGATGCCAGACATTGCCGGGCCTTCCTAGACGAGCTCACCG ATGTCTTGCAggctctgcctcctgcctggagGAGCAGTGTCAGCGCCACAGAGGAGGAGGTAACCCCGGAGCACCGCCTCTG GCCTTTGCTGGAGAGGGGCTCTTCCTCGGAGCCTCCCCTGTTCTTCTACCTTCGGGTGTTTCTGGTCGAAG GCCCTGCAACCTGCCCTGTGTCCCTGTTGATGACTCTGTCCACCCTGTACCTGTTAGAGGAGGACGTTGCAGGGTCCCAGGCAGAGCCTCCTCTTCCAGCACCATCTGGTGAAGCTTCTGAGAAGTCCCTGCCCTTGGGGCTGGGCCCTTCTGTGCATGTCAGGGAGCAGTGGCCACTCAGCAGCCTGAGCTCGGTGCTGCTGTATCGCACGGCCCCGGGGGACCTGCGACTGGTCTTCTATgacgag GTGTCCCGGCTGGAGAGTTTTTGGGCACTTCGGGTTGTGTGTCCTGAGCAGCTGACGGCCCTGTTGGCCTGGATCCGGGAGCCCTGGGAGGAGTTGTTTTCCATCGGACTCCGGACTGTGACCCAGGAGGCTCTAGATCTTGACCGGTGA
- the LOC122226679 gene encoding serine/threonine-protein kinase 11-interacting protein isoform X2: protein MTTAQRDALVWELAGLLRESGDVVLSGRSTLSLLTGTLQQLSHVFELHLGPWGPGQTGFVALPSHPADSPVILQLQFLFDVLQKTLSLKLVHVPGSGLPGPIKIFPFKSLRHLELRGVPIHCLRGLCGIYSQLETLICSRSIQALEELLSACGGDLCSALPWLALLSANFSYNALTSLDSSLRLLSALRFLNLSHNQVQDCEGFLMDLSELCHLDISYNHLHMVPRIGPSGAALGTLILRGNELRSLQGLERLRNLRHLDVAYNLLEGHRELSPLWLLAELRKFLLDGKVLSLTDFQLSTSSSSMAPPVLWPAGSTVETSGGPDLSDSISSGGVVAQPPHRKVKSRVRVRRASISEPSDTDPEPRTLDPSPAGQFVQQHRELELMNSFRERFGCDWLQYRNHLETSGTPVLAASQTPALSTLCPDTLSPGSVPGPPCPEKESQQEMAEEVRLRPEPREEEVVEELVKEEEGKEEDEEEQEQNEVEAELCRPMLVCPLEGPEGVRGRECFLRVTSGHLFEVELQAARTLARLELQSLEAAEVEPEPRTGREAVLEGSDPLPRAPVLVLRFSYICPDRQLRRYVVLEPDAHAAIQELLAVLTQAATAAQCQLGEARDPLRGRLQCLRCGHEFKPEEPRLGLDSEEGWRPLFQDTESPAVCPNCGSDHVVLLALSLGTTNREHREGEQSPAPLQSTSTVCDPSDHSDHSDRAHPAPSQAPGSRDHHSWSLSPSPERHGLRSVDHRLRLFLDVEVFTDAQEEFQCCTKVPVVLAGHPGEFVCLVVVSDHRLYVLKVTGEISGPPASWLQPTLAVPLHDLSGLELGLAGQSLRLEWAAGTGSCVLLPRDARHCRAFLDELTDVLQALPPAWRSSVSATEEEVTPEHRLWPLLERGSSSEPPLFFYLRVFLVEGPATCPVSLLMTLSTLYLLEEDVAGSQAEPPLPAPSGEASEKSLPLGLGPSVHVREQWPLSSLSSVLLYRTAPGDLRLVFYDEVSRLESFWALRVVCPEQLTALLAWIREPWEELFSIGLRTVTQEALDLDR, encoded by the exons ATGACGACCGCCCAGCGGGACGCCCTGGTGTGGGAGCTCGCCGGGCTGCTGCGGGAGTCTG GTGATGTGGTCCTGTCTGGCCGTAGCACTCTGAGCCTGTTGACTGGCACCCTGCAGCAGCTGAGCCACGTGTTTGAGCTGCACCTGGGACCATGGGGCCCTGGCCAGACAGGCTTTGTGGCTCTGCCCTCTCATCCCGCCGACTCCCCTGTCATCCTCCAGCTTCAGTTCCTCTTCGATGTGCTGCAGAAAACTCTTTCACTCAAG ctggTACATGTCCCTGGTTCTGGCCTCCCAGGGCCCATCAAGATTTTTCCCTTCAAGTCCCTTCGGCATCTGGAG CTCCGAGGTGTCCCCATCCATTGCCTTCGTGGCCTCTGTGGCATCTACTCCCAGCTAGAGACCCTGATTTGCAGCAGGAGCATCCAGGCATTAGAG GAGCTCCTCTCAGCCTGCGGTGGTGacctctgctctgccctgcctTGGCTGGCTCTACTCTCTGCCAACTTCAGCTACAACGCACTGACTTCTTTAGACAGCTCCCTG CGTCTCTTGTCAGCTCTGCGCTTCCTGAATCTGAGCCACAATCAAGTGCAGgactgtgagggcttcctgatg GACTTGTCTGAGCTCTGCCATCTGGACATCTCCTATAACCACCTGCATATGGTGCCAAGAATAGGACCCTCAGGGGCCGCTCTGGGGACCCTGATACTGCGAGGCAATGAGCTCCGGAGCCTGCAGG GCCTGGAGCGGCTGAGGAACCTGCGGCACCTGGATGTGGCGTACAACCTGCTAGAAGGACACAGGGAGCTGTCCCCGTTGTGGCTATTGGCTGAGCTCCGCAAG TTCCTTCTCGATGGGAAAGTCTTGTCACTGACTGACTTTCAG CTCTCCACATCCTCCAGCTCCATGGCTCCACCTGTGCTCTGGCCAGCAGGGAGTACTGTTGAAACCTCAGGTGGCCCTGACTTGAGCGACAGCATCTCCTCTGGGGGCGTTGTGGCCCAGCCCCCACATCGTAAGGTTAAG AGCCGAGTCCGTGTGAGGCGAGCAAGTATCTCAGAACCCAGTGATACAGACCCAGAGCCCCGTACTCTGGACCCCTCCCCGGCTG GGCAGTTTGTGCAGCAGCATcgggaacttgaactcatgaacagcttCCGGGAACGGTTTGGCTGTGACTGGCTACAGTATAGGAATCACCTGGAGACCTCTGGGACCCCGGTTCTGGCTGCCTCCCAGACCCCTGCCCTCAGCACTCTGTGCCCAGACACCCTGAGCCCAGGGTCCGTGCCTGGGCCTCCCTGCCCAGAGAAGGAATCACAGCAGGAAATGGCAGAGGAGGTCAGGCTACGGCCGGAGCCCCGGGAAGAAGAGGTGGTGGAGGAGCtggtgaaggaggaagaaggaaaggaggaagacgaggaggagcaggagcagaATGAAGTGGAGG CGGAACTGTGTCGCCCCATGTTGGTGTGTCCCCTGGAGGGGCCTGAGGGCGTGCGGGGCAGGGAATGCTTTCTCCGGGTCACTTCTGGCCACCTGTTTGAGGTGGAACTCCAAGCGGCCCGGACCCTGGCACGGCTGGAGCTCCAGAGTCTAGAGGCGGCTGAGGTGGAGCCCGAGCCTCGGACCGGGAGAGAAGCGGTGCTCGAG GGCTCAGATCCGCTCCCCAGGGCCCCTGTCCTTGTTCTGCGTTTCTCCTATATTTGCCCTGACCGGCAGCTGCGTCGATATGTGGTGCTGGAGCCCGATGCCCATGCAGCTATCCAG GAGCTGCTTGCCGTGTTGACCCAAGCAGCCACCGCGGCTCAGTGTCAGCTTGGGGAAGCAAGAGACCCGCTGAGGGGCAGACTCCAGTGTCTACGTtgtggccatgagttcaagccagaGGAGCCCAGGTTGGGATTAGACAGTGAGGAAGGCTGGAGGCCTCTGTTCCAAGACACAG aatCTCCTGCTGTATGTCCAAACTGTGGTAGCGATCATGTGGTTCTCCTGGCTCTGTCCCTGGGGACCACCAACAGggagcacagggagggagagcaatCGCCAGCTCCCTTGCAGTCCACCAGCACTGTCTGTGACCCTTCTGACCACAGTGACCACAGCGACAGGGCCCACCCGGCCCCATCTCAGGCACCAGGCTCCCGAGATCACCACAGTTGGAGCCTCAGTCCCT cccctgagcGCCACGGCCTCCGCTCCGTGGACCACCGACTCCGGCTCTTCCTGGATGTTGAGGTGTTCACCGATGCCCAGGAGGAGTTCCAGTGCTGCACCAAG GTGCCCGTCGTGTTGGCAGGCCACCCTGGGGAGTTTGTGTGTCTTGTGGTGGTGTCTGACCACAGGCTTTACGTGTTAAAAGTGACAGGGGAGATAAG CGGGCCTCCGGCTAGCTGGCTACAGCCAACCCTGGCCGTCCCCCTGCACGACCTGAGTGGCCTCGAACTGGGGCTGGCAGGACAGAGTCTGCGGCTGGAGTGGGCTGCCGGGACAGGCAGCTGTGTCCTGCTGCCCCGAGATGCCAGACATTGCCGGGCCTTCCTAGACGAGCTCACCG ATGTCTTGCAggctctgcctcctgcctggagGAGCAGTGTCAGCGCCACAGAGGAGGAGGTAACCCCGGAGCACCGCCTCTG GCCTTTGCTGGAGAGGGGCTCTTCCTCGGAGCCTCCCCTGTTCTTCTACCTTCGGGTGTTTCTGGTCGAAG GCCCTGCAACCTGCCCTGTGTCCCTGTTGATGACTCTGTCCACCCTGTACCTGTTAGAGGAGGACGTTGCAGGGTCCCAGGCAGAGCCTCCTCTTCCAGCACCATCTGGTGAAGCTTCTGAGAAGTCCCTGCCCTTGGGGCTGGGCCCTTCTGTGCATGTCAGGGAGCAGTGGCCACTCAGCAGCCTGAGCTCGGTGCTGCTGTATCGCACGGCCCCGGGGGACCTGCGACTGGTCTTCTATgacgag GTGTCCCGGCTGGAGAGTTTTTGGGCACTTCGGGTTGTGTGTCCTGAGCAGCTGACGGCCCTGTTGGCCTGGATCCGGGAGCCCTGGGAGGAGTTGTTTTCCATCGGACTCCGGACTGTGACCCAGGAGGCTCTAGATCTTGACCGGTGA